GTTGTTGAGGGTTGTCAACCTTGGGAATCAAACAAATGAACGACACATTGGACCCTCTTGGCCAATAACTTCTGATCGCAAACTCATTCATTGTCGTGATAATATCCTTTTTTAAGAAATCCCAgcaaaatttcataaaatcGAAATTAAAATCGTCTGGTCCAGGGCTCTTTGAACTATCGCAACTCCAGACAACTAGCTTTACTTCCTCTTTAGATATAACTCTTACCAACATCTCGTTATCTTCGTCAGAAATGGAATTGAAACATGCATTATCTAATCTCACAGGTACCCCAACCTCctcatcaaaacaaaatttgaagaaGTCCTTAACCTTGTCCTTAACCACCTCTTTATCACCACATTGTTGACCATTCTCAAAAGCAGCCATTTAAATCGTTCTTCGCCCTCCTCCACTTAACAGTCGAGTGAAAAAGTTGTGTTTAGATCTCCCTGTTTCTACCACTTTTGTCAGGCTTTCTGTTTCAAAATAGCTTTTTGTCTGAAGAAATTCCTACTCTGATATACTAACAAAAACCTCCTCTCCTCCTAACTCACTATCGTCATCTCTTTCCTCCAACTCTGTATCTTCTTTTCTAACTCGTCCCCTAATTGGTTGACGTACTCAGAGACCTCTCTAttccaaatttttaaattttccttCAACTTCTTCAACTTTTCTTTAAAGACAAACATCCCTCCCTACACCTCGTAGTTAAGCCACTTATTatgtacaaaatatttaaacctTCCATCGCGCTGCCAAACATTAGACTTCTAAACGAATTCGAGCCCCAATCTACGGGACAAGTCTTTTAACGTTAAAGCACAATGATCAGAAATTGATCTATTAATATAACAAACTGTTTGCTATCTGGCCAAACTTCCAACCGCTCCCTAAACACCAGAACCCTGTCAATTCTACTTTTGACGGAACCAGTCAATTTGTACCAAGTAAATTTTCTTCCAACCATTGGAATATCCACCAACTCGATTTTTTGCAGTAAAGTCATTAAACCCTCTAATATCTCTACTATAATCAGACACTGAAACCAGGCCTTTTCTCTCCTCTTGCcttcaaacaaaattaaaataccCTACTACGCACCACTATTATTCTGCCTCCTTCTAAACTCATTGATCTCTTCCCATATTAACTTTTTTTCCCTTAACGAACCAGAACTATAAACATTCACAATAGTAACTTGAACCCCGACACCAACCTTCCACTCCCCTTCTATAAATGAGAAATTACTTCCTTTATAAGAACTTGATAATTGAAATCAATTTCTTCTCCACATTGTAATTATCCCTCCCACATTATTACTATAACTGACTTCAATCCATTTGATTTCATTAGAATCCCAAAGGAGGAAGCAACTCTTCCCACTAAGCTCAAAACATTTAGTCTCTTGTAAATCATATCTACCATCTTTTTTTAGTGATtaaatctcttaaatattttcttttaatatttccTCCTATCTTCCTTATATTCATTTTAACAATTTTCATATCATCTGAAACATAGTTATTCATCATGTTAAACCCCTGCTTACTGTTGTCCCTTTTCTCCATAGATTCCCTTTTCTCCATAGATTGTGATGTACTTATAAGTATATCATCCTCACCATTATAAGAGAAGTTTAGCTCCTTACCAATATTCCATATTTTAATAGTTTCGGCATTATCGTTTTTTAACCAAAACAATTTGTTATAGTTTTGATAACACCTCAGATAtggaattattttataatattcttttgaAATTCTTATATACATTATATTGTATTTgtattatatgattttttttgtgtttttttagttttattgatAATGTcaaagtgtatatatatatatatatatatatatatatatatatatatatatagaatgaGAAAAAGATATGATACGAAAGTAGAAAATAACTTGGtaaactaaattataaaataaaacaaattcaaaCAGGTTATATCCACCATGTTTTCCTGCCCAGGTTGAGGTGGACACAGTTTGGCAACAATTAAATACAGTTTGTGATAGTTGATATATGAGTgacattatttatatatttatttaagttgtAACTAGTAAACAACATTACATTTTGTTGCATGGCGAGTGAGATTAGTTTCTACGCAATTCATTTTTTCCACCAAGATAAGTTCCAAACAGTAATTATAAGTATTAATTACTTCATGACAAATTCAACTGTTTTTATACAAATTGCTGTGGGATCAGGCTGAGTTAGTGTGGAGGCATTCTAGCAAATCCAGGTAGGCACGGACGTAGCTAGGATAAAGTAACTGGAGTCCAAATTTAATAAAtcactacaaaatattttttaaataataacaaaattttaaaataaaaaataattaaccaatacattaattaaattaaatattaatttaaaaattaaaaaattattgatatttaaagtaattttttattattaataaaaatttataaaatagtttttaattggtatctaaattaactatttggttactaatattttagattctaaattatcTCTAAAAAgactatttaaaatataaaaattataaagtaaatcTAAAATCTTATAACTAAAGgaataaatatcaatttaaaaattattttataatattttatcaatataatattttaatttatataatggtatttaatttagtaaaataataaataattatttatgtctccaaaattattttctatttaataattttttgataatatattaataatattaattgaaaaaagattaaatatacaataataatattaattgcttgtcttaatttatataaatttcattATACATATAAAgtaattacttttaaataatatttctgTAGACCATAatttaaagtaataaaaaataaaattatatataaaattgaacATAAAACAATAAGGCAATATTAACTTAGATTTTATAATATagtatttacatatatatatataaatttacattttttatatagtAGTAATCATAAtgcattatttattttgaatttagttatattttaaaaaatatttattgagaaAGTAGAGAATCGCTtggtaaattaaattttgtatttttagttGACAAAacatatgaaatattttaaagaatatcTTTTAAACtatgttattatattaaatgGAACAATCTATATTACCTAACGTGAAGGAAATCATAAATGcatttaaatctatttattaTGTATTTCCTAGATCACCATTCATGAATCTATTTCGAAGCGTAATAAAATACTTTAAGGAAACTTGCTTTCTCCCTTGTTgctcatttttttatatatatacatgttaGTCTTATAATATGCACAAGAGAAATTATATATGCACAAGCATTTGCCATTGTTCATAGAAACCAAACGAGAGAGGTGTTGTATATTTTGTAGGTTGAATGACTGAAACATACAATTGAAATTGTGGAGAGAAATTGGatgaaaagaagagaagaacGGTGTTGTAAATTGAACTTCAATCTCTCAACCAATTATACATCGATTCTAAGGACTAGAATTGAGATTATACATATACAACTTTttagataataaaatttaatctttgtcattttttttttataaaactcatATTAGACATCATTATAAAACTTGACATATCAGTTAAGCTTACACCCCAAATTTCAATAATCATGTGTCGTCACGCGAAACATACCATAAATCCAACAAAGAAAGCAAAAAGAAAGAACAAACATGGGGGATTATACCAAACTcatgcaaaaataaatacaaagacCTCCTAAGAACAACCTAAGAAAAATGATACATTATGAGTTTATacctattatgaaaaaaatctaaataaagaCTAGAACACAAACATTCATACCAAACAAACTCAAGTCTATTAAGTAGCCCTAAAGAGGCAAGTTTATCAGCACCGTGATTACTACATGTCATTCTAGTTACTATAACAAACAAAATTGTAAATGCTCAAAGGATTTACTATATACTTCAACTTTTACTAACGACCGTTAGATAATTTAAATCACATGTAAAACATATCATCCAAATAACAAATAAGACATTTAATCTGAATTTTATTATGCAATCTACCAGTCTTATCAGACTGTCTATCGTAAACACATGTAATAGACGCTTAGAGGCTCTATTGAAAATTGCAGTTGTACAAAACATTGTTAGAACAATAAAAATGATCTTTTTTATGTAGTGATCAAaccataaaaatataaactccACGTATGTGAGTTTTTCCTTTGATAATCCAAATATCATCTCGACAAAACCCATAATCTAATACCTCTTGATTTCGCAAGAAGTCGTTAGCGCGACACTCGTACAAGAGGTGAACAAGCAATAGAGACTCTAAGGTTGAAACTCGATATCAAATTATTGAAGAGATAAATCATAATCTAGTAATCACTACCCGAAGAGTGAGACCCTACTTTCAAaatcaccttataattgtcaTGTCCGACTACTCGGTCAATAAAATCCTCTTTTAACCCAATCTTGTTAGACAAATTATCATATAGTTGGTCAAATTATTTGAATACAACATAAAATACATATCAAGGGGACCCATAAAGTGTCAATGTCTAACCGACCTAATATCTGAGTTGATATCAGAACCCAAGCCAAAACATGACCAATAAACTCTTTATATAGATGGATCCTAAAACATACAAGGTTGTGGAGCTAAAATAGTCCTCGAAGGACAATGTGGACTCCTCCTTGAGCAATCACTTCAGTAAAACTTCAAGACATCGAACAACTAGGTTGAGTATGAAGCCCTCATAgtatgaccagcccttgctcaaGACATCAACACACAAAATGTAATTTGCAAAAAGTGACTCCCAAATGACAATCGACCACATGTCGAGAGAATTCCAAGTTAAAAACCCTTTGGTTTTGTGGTATTACCACAAGGTGTTTGATATGCTTGTGGagttaaaataaacaaatgtcAAACATATCCAAAGAGAACACACTGACTGCATCAACTTGTTGTCCAAATTAGCTAGGACCAAGAAGAAAAGGCACCATCACCCAGTCATCCAACAAATGATTGTGGTATCAAGCATATAACAAATCGAATGCTTTTTTTACCTTGGGAAGCAAAATAAGGATGACCTCCATACAATAATTTCTAGTAGATAGCACATGCCTCGAAAGCaaggaaaaataaatgaaatagaaGTATGTCTGATATGTATGTACTTATCGATCGCGGTCTTTCAGAAGAAGCTCCTCTTGACCCCTGTTGAAATATGTTACGAAAGACCAAGTCGAGTACGTAATGGAAAAGCCAGACTGAGGACTATGTGGGCTACATTCTAGAGGGAGGACTATGTCGACGAAAGTCCTCTGAGtaggttattactggcccactATTTAGAACGATTGGGTCGAATACGTGAAAAAGTGCACAAAATGCCAAGAGCATAGGAACCTGGTGCAGGCTAGACCTGAGATGCTACACCAAATGAATTCCCCATGAACATTTGCAATGTGGAGAATGGACATCATAAGATACTTCCCTCTTGGCAAGGGACAATGTCCATTCTTGTTAGTATGAGTCAACTACTTCAtaaagtggattgaagcagaacgtTTAACCTTTGTCTTGGtaaaaaaaagtttagagatttgtattatatattgttatttcATATCCCATTCAAAAATTACTGATAACAGGTGAATGTTCATCGACCGAGGACTCATCAAGTTTTATAAAGGGCTGGACATTCATCATGTCACTAACTCGATAGAGCACCCTCGAGTTATTAAGAATGTCATCATGAACGAGTTGAAGAAGCAATTAGGAATCACTAAATGAAAATGGAAAGAAGAGTTTTCCAAGATCTTCTGGTGTACAGGTGAACACCTTAGTCGTTAACACAAGAAACCCTTTATAGTTTAACATATGGAACTGAATCCATGATCTTTGTAGAGGTCGACCAACCCTCTTTAAGAAGACAACTTATTGACATGAACATCAACCACCAAAGCCTAGCCATCAACCTATACCTACTCAATGAATTTAGGGACAAAGATTGAATTAGGGAAGAGgctagaaaaaaatataagagtaaggaggtataactcgaaggtcaAACTCAGAATTTTTCATGAAGGTCTCATATGGATAATAGGAGTGATGCAAGAAAAACCGAAGACAAGTTCTTGACCAACTATAGAGGACTATTCTGATACAAAGCAAGGAAAAGAACGAGGCATGTCGACTAGAACATCTCTTGGGCAAAATAATTCAAAGAACATGGAATGCGACACATCTCAAGTTTTAGTTTAGTTAAATTGTAATATATTGATACTTTAAGTGCACTCTTTCATTACTTTATTGTTTCCTAAGGAGGGTTTCAGTCGAGAAGGTTTTAATGATGCACAAATAAAACTACTCATCTCTTATTCAAGTGTTCAATTTGCAATCAAATTCGACTAAGGAAGTTTCAATGTAATCACTCTCGATATATGTTAATTTACATTGATCCCTCTCGAATTTGAAGGATTCACTAAGGAAGTTTTGCAACAGAGCGATCTCTCCTGATTAccttaaacataaaaataaaagaaaacgaCCATGGAAGTTTTCGCAAGGGAATAAACCCTCTCAATTACCTTAAGCTTAAAGATAAGTCGAcataagaacacaaatgaaTCAACGTTCACACCTCAACACATTCAATTAAACGGGAAAGAAAAATAACATAtggaataaaagtaaaaattagaATTATGATTAATAAGGATTGATCTCGAAAATTTATTACAGAAGATATACAAATGTGTCGGTTGGCATTCACTTACAAAAAAGTATCATTCTATAGCCAATTACAAAGGATGCGCAAATTGGAATACAAACAAGAAAACTTAGTTACTTTGCCCCCGCGACAATCCTCAAGCCCTTCTTGGTAGGACTAACCTTGGCATTCTCTTCACGAGCAGGAATGTCTTCAACAAGAACTAGCTGCCCCTGGTAGTAAAAGGACTTGGATGATGTCACCTCCCGACCATGGGGACGCTCGTGGCATATGATTTTATCATTGACGTCCACCGgtacattttgaaaaatattggaTAACTTACTCATAACCGAACCAAAGAGGGAGGGCACTCTTGGCTTACTTAGTAGCAAGATTCTTAACTTGTTCCCGACATTCCCCTATCCTAGAGAATGAAGTCTACCACACAACACTGgataatgaataaaattaattaaaatacgCTAATCAGTCCATCAAAGTAAACGAAGATTAACCTTGAAAGTCATGTTAAATTATGATTACCTACACAATAATCTCACTCATGTATGTATAAATAGGTTGACAACACCAAAGTAAAATTTACGTTTTGATAACATTAATTACTTCAACCGCTAAAAATTGACTTGAGCATTGAAGAACTTTTTACAAATACTCTCTAATTTAATAAGATTCAAGAAGAAGCTATCAAATAAGATGAGTAGATCATCTTGAAAACATTGAAAAATCATCCTAAACTAGAGGCAAAGAGACTCTCCCTAATCACGTACAAgaacatatattaaaattttaattccaATTACTTTCGCTcctttatagtttattttatttaataaataatgacAATCCATATAAATTCCACCCTATTCatcaattaatttataaaaaaaataactaagaTTAAAAATGGATGAATTTATGTCCGACAAATTTGGCGCCGTGTATATTCTGGTACCTTGGGAGAAGTGTAGgatgaaaaataattagttaataggAATAAGTTTGCTGTCACCACTTGCAATTTTAGAAACCCATAATAATGAGTAATAATTAGTGTATTGAATGATTGAAAAGGAGAGCGAGGGCATAATATTGTAGTTTTGAATCTCAATTGTTGGTATTAACCAACCATTTCCAACAACATAAGTACCTACAAAACATGTTATTTAACTAAGAGAAGGTCAACTTAGAAAAACAAATGGCAAAATGGTCACGTTCATTGTCTATAAAAGGCAACACTCTTCATTGGAACATATGCACATTTGGTCTTCACTTCAGTATATCAGCAACTAATTGAAATTCTACCAGCCATGGCCTCTTACTGCTGCACCAGTTTTGCTTTAATCATTGCTATTTCCTTTTCAACCATGGACATAGCATTACCAGCACGAGCAATTCGGCTACCTGGATTAACTTTACCTGAATTACCACCTCTACCTTCAGTCACATTGCCAACTCTACCTCCAGTCTCATTGCCACATCTAAGAGTACCACCTCTACCTTCAGTCACATTGCCAACTCTACCTCCAGTCTCATTGCCACCTCTAAGAGTACCACCTCTACCTTCAGTCACATTGCCAACTCTACCTCCAGTCTCATTGCCACCTCTAAGAGTACCACCTCTACCTTCAGTCACATTGCCAACTCTACCTCCAGTCTCATTGCCACCTCTAAGAGTACCACCTCTACCTTCAGTCACATTGCCAACTCTACCTCCAGTCTCATTGCCACCTCTAAGAGTACCACCTCTACCTTCAGTCACATTGCCAACTCTACCTCCAGTCTCATTGCCACCTCTAAGAGTACCACCTCTACCTTCAGTCACATTGCCAACTCTACCTCCAGTCTCATTGCCACCTCTAAGAGTACCACCTCTACCTTCAGTCACATTGCCAACTCTACCTCCAGTCTCATTGCCACCTCTAAGAGTACCACCTCTACCTTCAGTCACATTGCCAACTCTACCTCCAGTCTCATTGCCACCTCTAAGAGTACCACCTCTACCTTCAGTCACATTGCCAACTCTACCTCCAGTCTCATTGCCACCTCTAAGAGTACCACCTCTACCTTCAGTCACATTGCCAACTCTACCTCCAGTCTCATTGCCACCTCTAAGAGTACCACCTCTACCTTCAGTCACATTGCCAACTCTACCTCCAGTCTCATTGCCACCTCTACCTCCAGTCACATTGCCACCTCTTCCACCTGTTCCAGGTTTGCCATCTCTACCACCGGTTTTGCCATCTCTACCACCTCTTCCAGTTTTGCCACCTCTTTCTTAAGGGCATAGCCATCTTCGCGCACTCTTCCTAATATCCAACCACTTTACATCCCATTCCTTTCTCCACCACCTTCAACCAACATTCTactttggatttggatttaggGTTCCTGTCATTCTGCATGCTTTCAGTCAAGTTTAATAAGTGATTTTATAATGATCACATAAATTATGTAACTTGTGTGTTGTCTGTTTTCTGTTGTTGGAGacagtttttcttttttagtgTTCCATTTCCTTTTCGCCTTTGAATACTTGTATTTCTGTTGCACTTCTGCATTACTCTATGTAGTGTATGTACCTAGAGTCGATAGACTCATTACCATAGAATGAATctattttatcataaatttttctttcttcttctctttcccACAATATCATGTGTATAGCTAATTCTTAATACCCTAACTTCGTAAAGTGTTATAGTTAAAATTGAATCGGACTGTTATATCAGATgttatttgtatatattaacGAAGAAACGGAAGCTTGGATTTCTAAGAAAAATGTAGAAAAAGTGTCTCGGTGATGAATAAAGAAAGACAAGGAACGCTAATTGGACATTAATACAAAACTAACTACTTTTCAAAGAGGAAATATACCATAATCggtttataataataacaataatactttaaataataataataataatatataaaataaaaattatgttattataatataataataataaaatattactaacataaataataaacctaaacttataaaataataataatataaaaataacaattacaataataaaaataatgaaattataaaataataataaataaaataatcaaaataattttataaaattataataataatattaacaatatcgaattaattttaattttaattttttgaatatttttaatacatttttagatgtattatgttaatttcactaaaaaaaatcaatattatctACAGATTTTTACCCACGGATCtacaagttggcacgacttcagtatgacagggtagaagtcgtaccaagttggcacgactttagtatgacatagcagaagtcgtgcctaattgggacgacttctgcATATAAAGTCGTGTta
The sequence above is a segment of the Phaseolus vulgaris cultivar G19833 chromosome 2, P. vulgaris v2.0, whole genome shotgun sequence genome. Coding sequences within it:
- the LOC137809460 gene encoding uncharacterized protein encodes the protein MAAFENGQQCGDKEVVKDKVKDFFKFCFDEEVGVPVRLDNACFNSISDEDNEMLVRVISKEEVKLVVWSCDSSKSPGPDDFNFDFMKFCWDFLKKDIITTMNEFAIRSYWPRGSNVSFICLIPKVDNPQQLMFVLVNESPTKEFHLKRGLCQGDPVVPFLFLILVKGLACVSRKAVDKKIKRNFLWGWGSKGRKITWVFRKKVYEPRKAGGLGILDLRLFNDALLGKWIDI
- the LOC137809461 gene encoding uncharacterized protein, which encodes MILWEREEERKIYDKIDSFYGNESIDSRGGRDGKTGGRDGKPGTGGRGGNVTGGRGGNETGGRVGNVTEGRGGTLRGGNETGGRVGNVTEGRGGTLRGGNETGGRVGNVTEGRGGTLRGGNETGGRVGNVTEGRGGTLRGGNETGGRVGNVTEGRGGTLRGGNETGGRVGNVTEGRGGTLRGGNETGGRVGNVTEGRGGTLRGGNETGGRVGNVTEGRGGTLRGGNETGGRVGNVTEGRGGTLRGGNETGGRVGNVTEGRGGTLRGGNETGGRVGNVTEGRGGTLRCGNETGGRVGNVTEGRGGNSGKVNPGSRIARAGNAMSMVEKEIAMIKAKLVQQ